In Methanobacterium paludis, the following proteins share a genomic window:
- a CDS encoding exodeoxyribonuclease III, translating to MDKIRILSWNVNGIRAVHKKGFGEWFKTEQPDILCVQETKAVRKQVPRDIREFEGYHTYLSEADRKGYSGVALYTRIKPEKVEYGFGIDKFDLEGRTLIADYGDFVLFNIYFPNGKMSPERLQYKMDFYDAFMEYADKLKDEGKNIVVCGDVNTAHKEIDLARPKENEKISGFLPEERAWIDEFLNHGYVDTFREFNQEEGQYTWWSYRTRARDRNVGWRLDYFFVNEEFMNHIKSSFILKDVMGSDHCPVGIEVVLGD from the coding sequence ATGGACAAAATCAGGATCTTATCGTGGAACGTAAATGGAATAAGGGCCGTGCACAAAAAAGGATTTGGTGAATGGTTTAAGACAGAACAGCCGGATATTTTATGTGTTCAGGAGACAAAAGCCGTTCGAAAGCAGGTGCCCCGGGATATAAGGGAATTTGAAGGTTACCACACCTATCTATCCGAGGCTGATAGAAAGGGCTACAGTGGAGTGGCATTGTACACAAGAATAAAGCCGGAAAAGGTTGAATATGGATTTGGAATAGATAAATTCGACCTTGAAGGCAGAACATTGATTGCAGATTATGGAGATTTTGTTTTATTCAACATATACTTCCCAAACGGTAAAATGTCCCCTGAAAGGTTGCAGTACAAGATGGATTTCTACGATGCATTCATGGAATACGCAGACAAACTCAAGGATGAAGGTAAGAACATAGTCGTATGTGGAGATGTGAATACAGCTCATAAAGAAATAGATCTGGCTCGTCCAAAGGAAAACGAGAAAATTTCAGGATTTTTACCCGAAGAAAGGGCATGGATCGATGAATTTTTAAATCATGGCTACGTGGACACATTCCGGGAGTTCAACCAGGAAGAAGGCCAGTACACATGGTGGAGTTACCGTACCAGAGCCCGGGATCGAAACGTTGGGTGGAGACTTGATTATTTCTTTGTGAACGAGGAGTTTATGAATCATATCAAATCATCATTCATCCTGAAGGATGTCATGGGCTCAGATCACTGTCCTGTGGGTATTGAGGTTGTTTTAGGGGATTAA
- a CDS encoding NAD(P)/FAD-dependent oxidoreductase, which produces MEQYDIVIAGAGPAGLTAGIYAGREGLKAIILEKALKGGMGNVAPLVLNFPGFKSITGLELLKRIGDHASGYMDIKESEEIQKVEKMDGKIMVTTNKNEYAAKSLIISTGTKYRELGVPGEQEFIGKGISYCSICDGMFFRGKEVLVVGGGNSAAEHALHLNDIGCKVKMVHRRDELRAQKYLQDKIKKEGIPIVWNSVVKEIKGDTFLKSVVIYDRVRDVEEELDIAGMFIAVGEIPSSQLAGPIGVEIDRGGYIITDKDQKTNVPHVYAAGDVTGGLKQIIVACAEGAVAAESAYNDIKMEE; this is translated from the coding sequence ATGGAACAATATGATATTGTAATAGCAGGTGCAGGACCTGCAGGGCTTACTGCGGGGATATATGCTGGAAGAGAAGGTTTAAAAGCAATTATTTTGGAAAAGGCTCTTAAAGGAGGCATGGGAAATGTTGCCCCTCTAGTTTTAAACTTCCCTGGATTTAAATCCATAACTGGCCTTGAACTTTTAAAGAGAATAGGAGACCATGCATCGGGTTACATGGACATAAAAGAGTCTGAAGAAATCCAGAAAGTTGAAAAAATGGATGGAAAGATAATGGTAACCACGAATAAGAATGAATATGCTGCAAAATCTCTTATAATATCAACAGGAACCAAATACAGAGAGTTAGGAGTACCGGGTGAGCAGGAATTTATTGGAAAGGGCATATCCTACTGTTCAATATGTGACGGCATGTTCTTCAGGGGTAAAGAGGTTCTCGTGGTTGGGGGAGGAAACTCCGCAGCTGAACACGCCCTCCACCTCAATGACATAGGATGTAAAGTTAAAATGGTACATAGAAGGGATGAACTGAGGGCTCAAAAATATCTTCAGGATAAAATCAAAAAAGAAGGCATTCCAATCGTCTGGAATTCTGTTGTAAAAGAAATAAAGGGTGATACGTTCCTTAAAAGTGTTGTGATCTACGATCGTGTTAGAGATGTTGAGGAAGAACTTGATATCGCGGGAATGTTCATAGCAGTCGGAGAAATACCTTCAAGCCAACTTGCAGGACCGATAGGGGTTGAAATTGACAGAGGTGGTTATATAATCACAGATAAGGACCAGAAAACCAATGTGCCTCATGTATATGCTGCAGGTGATGTTACAGGTGGTTTGAAACAGATAATTGTGGCCTGCGCAGAGGGGGCAGTGGCTGCTGAATCTGCTTACAACGACATTAAAATGGAAGAGTAA
- the gatE gene encoding Glu-tRNA(Gln) amidotransferase subunit GatE produces MDYDKLGLKMGLEVHQQLNTDEKLFCPCSCELTDKKPDYKVLRNLRPTQSELGKVDRAAFEESRRKLQFIYEAYKNETCLVEVDEEPPHPLNKEAVKISLIVASLLNMNVVDELHTMRKQVIDGSNTGGFQRTGLVATNGYMDTEYGRVIIENLCLEEDAARRIGQKKGNVVFRLDRLGIPLVEITTDPSMKHPDQVKEVAYQIGQVLRSTKVKRGLGTIRQDLNISIREGARVELKGVQDLDLMAQMVENEVKRQINLLEIMKELQKRDAHVDDTIYDVKDLFKQTESKIIAKALKDGSVLAIKLNGFAGLIGKEVQPSRRFGTELAGYAKKMGVSGIFHTDELPAYGITQKEVDTVLEFVKAGEEDAFVLVADDDEKARNALLEVLRRAKTAIIEIPEETRKALENANSEYLRPLPTASRMYVETDIPTTVISRDYLENIKNNLPELPDEKKARIIQQYNLSEDLAHQLVRRNRAGDFEEIMASSNLDSTTVASTFAYTIKELKRDGKDILKLTTDCLKETFALVEKGKITKEAVQEVLVGVCDGEKSPEQAAKDLNLTMLSEEDVESVIDDIISSNSKMVEERGMGAMGALMGKAMAKLKGKADGKLVNKLLRDKLQNK; encoded by the coding sequence ATGGATTATGATAAATTAGGTCTTAAAATGGGTCTTGAGGTACATCAACAACTCAATACAGATGAAAAACTTTTCTGTCCATGTTCGTGTGAACTTACAGACAAAAAACCGGATTATAAAGTTTTAAGGAACCTTAGACCAACACAGAGTGAGCTTGGAAAGGTAGATAGGGCTGCCTTTGAAGAGTCAAGAAGGAAATTACAGTTTATCTATGAAGCGTACAAAAATGAAACGTGTCTTGTTGAGGTTGATGAGGAACCTCCTCACCCTTTAAATAAGGAAGCCGTTAAAATATCTCTCATAGTTGCATCACTTCTCAACATGAACGTTGTTGATGAATTACACACCATGAGAAAACAGGTCATAGATGGGAGTAACACAGGAGGTTTCCAAAGGACTGGTCTTGTTGCAACCAATGGTTACATGGACACAGAGTATGGAAGGGTTATAATAGAAAATCTGTGCCTGGAAGAGGATGCAGCAAGGCGTATAGGTCAAAAAAAGGGAAATGTAGTCTTCAGACTCGACAGACTCGGTATTCCTCTAGTTGAGATAACCACTGACCCATCTATGAAGCACCCTGATCAGGTTAAGGAAGTTGCATACCAGATAGGTCAAGTTCTCCGGAGTACAAAGGTTAAAAGGGGACTTGGAACAATAAGACAGGACCTTAACATATCCATACGTGAAGGAGCCCGTGTGGAACTAAAAGGAGTTCAAGATCTAGATTTAATGGCTCAAATGGTTGAAAACGAGGTAAAAAGGCAGATAAATCTCCTTGAAATAATGAAAGAACTTCAAAAAAGAGATGCCCATGTTGATGACACAATATACGATGTAAAGGATTTGTTCAAGCAGACAGAGTCTAAAATAATAGCAAAAGCCCTAAAAGATGGCTCAGTTCTTGCAATAAAACTAAATGGATTTGCAGGTTTAATTGGGAAAGAAGTCCAGCCCAGCAGAAGGTTCGGAACTGAACTTGCAGGTTACGCCAAAAAAATGGGAGTTTCGGGTATATTCCACACAGATGAGCTTCCAGCCTATGGTATAACCCAAAAAGAGGTTGATACAGTTTTAGAATTTGTTAAAGCAGGTGAAGAGGATGCATTTGTACTGGTTGCAGATGATGATGAAAAGGCAAGAAATGCTCTGCTTGAGGTTTTAAGAAGGGCCAAAACAGCCATCATCGAGATCCCGGAAGAGACCAGAAAAGCCTTGGAAAATGCTAACAGCGAGTACCTCCGGCCACTGCCAACTGCAAGCCGTATGTACGTTGAAACGGACATACCAACTACGGTAATATCCCGAGATTACCTTGAGAACATAAAAAACAACTTACCAGAGCTTCCAGATGAAAAAAAGGCCAGAATAATCCAGCAATACAACTTGAGCGAGGATCTTGCACATCAACTTGTCAGAAGGAACAGGGCTGGTGACTTCGAGGAGATCATGGCATCTTCCAATCTGGACTCAACAACGGTAGCATCAACCTTTGCCTACACTATTAAAGAGCTTAAAAGGGACGGAAAGGACATTTTAAAACTGACGACTGACTGTTTAAAGGAAACCTTTGCCCTTGTTGAAAAGGGTAAGATCACAAAAGAAGCAGTTCAGGAGGTTCTTGTGGGTGTCTGTGACGGTGAAAAGTCTCCAGAACAAGCAGCAAAGGATTTGAACCTTACGATGTTGTCTGAAGAAGATGTTGAATCAGTAATCGATGATATAATTTCTTCAAACAGTAAAATGGTTGAAGAAAGGGGAATGGGTGCAATGGGTGCTCTTATGGGTAAAGCCATGGCCAAACTCAAGGGAAAAGCTGACGGCAAACTTGTGAATAAACTTTTGAGGGATAAACTACAGAATAAATAA
- the gatD gene encoding Glu-tRNA(Gln) amidotransferase subunit GatD — protein sequence MSYRGASKQFLDSQDISIGDKIRITKKDVSYEGMVLERAEDADEKHIVLKLASGYNVGLDILDAEAKLLEKGEKPKIELQPLEIEKDGKKRDISIISTGGTVASIIDYKTGAVHPAFTADDLLRATPELLEHANINGEAILNILSENMKPDYWIKAARSIADEINNGAYGVVVAHGTDTMHYTSAALSFILDTPVPVVLTGAQRSSDRPSSDAFLNLMGSVTAAKSDIAEVMVCMHATEDDSYCYLHRGTKVRKMHTSRRDTFRSINTQPIAKVRNGNITILDENQEYKKRENGEVKLQDNLEPKVAFIKSYPGISGEIIDYHIDKGYKGIVIEGTGLGHCPDYLIPAVNRATDSGIPVVMGSQCLYGRVNMNVYSTGRELVSAGVISALDMLPETAYVKLVWTLGQTDNMEEVRKIMQTNLKGEIGAKSSQKFF from the coding sequence ATGAGTTACAGAGGAGCTTCAAAACAATTTTTAGATTCACAAGACATATCAATTGGAGATAAAATCAGAATAACCAAAAAGGACGTATCCTATGAGGGGATGGTTCTTGAAAGGGCAGAAGATGCTGATGAAAAGCATATCGTCTTGAAACTTGCAAGTGGCTACAACGTAGGATTGGACATACTGGATGCAGAGGCGAAACTTCTGGAGAAGGGTGAGAAACCTAAAATAGAACTTCAACCACTTGAAATAGAAAAAGATGGTAAAAAACGGGATATATCCATAATATCAACCGGAGGGACGGTTGCATCTATTATAGACTATAAAACAGGGGCTGTGCACCCTGCATTTACAGCTGATGATCTTTTACGTGCCACACCAGAGCTTTTGGAACATGCGAACATAAATGGGGAAGCTATTTTAAACATCCTGAGCGAGAACATGAAACCTGATTACTGGATTAAAGCAGCGCGTTCCATAGCAGATGAAATTAATAACGGTGCTTATGGTGTTGTGGTGGCTCATGGTACAGACACCATGCATTACACCTCTGCGGCCTTGAGTTTCATCTTGGACACACCTGTTCCTGTGGTTTTGACAGGTGCCCAGAGGAGTTCAGACAGGCCATCATCTGATGCATTTTTAAACCTTATGGGGTCTGTTACAGCCGCTAAATCGGACATAGCTGAAGTTATGGTGTGTATGCATGCCACGGAGGATGATTCTTACTGCTACCTTCACCGTGGTACCAAGGTCAGGAAGATGCACACGTCCCGAAGGGACACTTTCCGCAGTATAAACACCCAGCCCATTGCAAAGGTTCGCAACGGCAATATAACAATTCTCGATGAAAATCAAGAATACAAAAAGCGTGAAAATGGAGAAGTGAAGCTTCAAGATAATTTAGAACCTAAAGTAGCATTTATAAAAAGTTATCCTGGAATTTCGGGGGAAATTATTGATTATCATATTGATAAAGGTTACAAAGGAATCGTTATAGAGGGAACAGGTCTGGGGCACTGTCCAGATTATTTGATACCTGCGGTTAATAGGGCAACAGACAGTGGAATTCCTGTGGTTATGGGTTCCCAGTGCTTGTACGGTAGGGTGAACATGAACGTTTATAGTACAGGTAGGGAACTTGTATCAGCTGGTGTTATATCTGCCCTGGACATGCTGCCTGAAACTGCATACGTCAAGCTTGTGTGGACTCTAGGACAGACTGACAACATGGAAGAAGTGAGAAAAATCATGCAGACCAACCTGAAAGGTGAGATTGGAGCTAAATCATCCCAAAAATTCTTTTGA
- a CDS encoding Fic family protein, giving the protein MYIPNFTYTNKTIDNIAEIELVRGIILNAAIKPEINSFLKRNALIKSSHASTAVEGNTLTIAEVNRILDRPEVTENKEEQEVLNYLNVLKGIERYQENGKITEELLLEMNSEITKKTPNGIPHKKHYRNVHVNDANFKKDHIEYRPPSPEHIPRLMEELLKWINNNSTEISPITVAGTAHYELVRIQPFKEGNSRTARALTELILYLRLFDPEKYFPLEQYYEADKKAYLNALNLSFGDPNGLTKWMEYFTDGINVSLSKVRDEISKLINVPVASNNQPTLKKDHIREKQIKMNQIRIITFLHEYGKITLEETQKLLGTTKHESVNQLQKLEELSVIKEKKRKGSIYYILKIRDDQRKKQWKTLFKKGSMNRKK; this is encoded by the coding sequence ATGTACATACCCAACTTCACGTATACTAATAAAACCATTGATAATATAGCCGAAATTGAGTTAGTGCGAGGCATCATCCTTAATGCAGCAATTAAACCTGAAATTAATAGTTTTTTAAAGAGAAATGCCCTTATTAAATCATCTCATGCTTCTACAGCAGTTGAAGGGAACACTTTAACAATTGCCGAAGTAAATAGGATTTTAGACAGGCCAGAAGTTACAGAAAACAAAGAAGAACAGGAAGTACTTAACTACCTCAACGTTTTGAAGGGGATCGAGAGGTATCAGGAAAATGGGAAAATCACAGAAGAACTGCTTTTGGAAATGAACAGTGAAATAACTAAAAAGACACCGAATGGAATACCTCATAAGAAACATTATCGTAACGTTCATGTGAACGATGCAAATTTCAAAAAAGATCATATTGAATATAGACCTCCATCCCCGGAACATATCCCTAGATTAATGGAAGAACTTCTTAAATGGATCAATAATAACTCCACTGAAATCTCTCCAATAACTGTTGCAGGAACTGCACATTATGAACTTGTGAGGATCCAGCCATTCAAAGAAGGTAACAGCAGGACTGCAAGAGCTTTAACAGAGTTAATTTTATATTTAAGACTTTTTGATCCGGAAAAATATTTTCCATTGGAGCAGTACTACGAAGCGGACAAAAAAGCCTATTTAAACGCTTTAAATTTGAGTTTTGGAGATCCAAACGGCCTGACGAAATGGATGGAATATTTCACAGATGGAATCAATGTGTCACTATCAAAGGTTAGAGACGAGATCTCAAAACTAATAAATGTTCCAGTAGCTTCAAACAACCAACCAACCCTTAAAAAGGACCATATAAGAGAAAAGCAGATAAAAATGAACCAAATACGGATTATAACTTTCTTGCATGAATATGGGAAAATAACCCTAGAAGAAACCCAAAAATTACTGGGAACAACAAAGCATGAATCAGTTAATCAACTCCAAAAACTGGAAGAACTCTCAGTGATTAAGGAGAAAAAAAGAAAGGGTTCCATTTATTACATTTTAAAAATTCGGGACGACCAGCGAAAAAAACAGTGGAAAACTCTCTTCAAAAAAGGTTCCATGAATCGAAAAAAATAA
- a CDS encoding thiamine pyrophosphate-dependent enzyme → MDPKMFDVEGADVAWCPGCGDFSILRALKEVLAELEISPQELVLVSGIGQAGKLPHYLKSNVFNGLHGRSLPASTTIKAVNPELTVINVSGDGCTYGEGGNHFIHNIRRNPDITNVVHNNMVYGLTKGQASPTSQKEFKTPLQAEGVISEPFNPLSIAIALDASFVARAFSGDISQTKEILKKAIKHKGYALVDIFQPCVTFNKVNTFQWFKNNTYYLDESHDPYDRNQAFKRSVETEKYPLGIFYINPKRTFEENLTVYSKDKSPMYKREFHMPRLRELMDSKK, encoded by the coding sequence ATGGATCCTAAAATGTTTGATGTTGAAGGTGCAGATGTTGCATGGTGTCCGGGTTGCGGAGACTTTTCAATCCTAAGAGCACTGAAGGAAGTTCTGGCTGAACTGGAAATAAGTCCGCAGGAGCTGGTCTTGGTATCTGGAATAGGGCAGGCGGGTAAATTGCCCCATTACCTTAAATCGAATGTTTTCAACGGACTTCATGGTCGGTCTTTACCTGCATCAACTACAATAAAAGCTGTAAATCCTGAGCTTACCGTAATAAATGTGAGTGGAGATGGATGCACCTATGGTGAAGGAGGTAATCACTTCATCCACAACATCCGTAGGAATCCCGATATCACCAACGTAGTACACAACAACATGGTTTATGGTCTGACAAAGGGACAGGCATCTCCAACAAGTCAAAAGGAGTTCAAAACACCTTTACAGGCTGAGGGGGTAATTTCAGAACCTTTCAATCCATTATCCATTGCAATAGCCCTTGATGCGTCTTTTGTGGCCAGGGCATTTAGTGGAGATATCTCTCAGACAAAAGAAATCCTGAAAAAAGCAATAAAACATAAAGGATATGCTCTGGTGGATATATTCCAGCCATGTGTCACATTCAACAAAGTGAACACATTTCAGTGGTTTAAAAACAACACGTATTATTTGGACGAGTCCCACGACCCATATGACAGAAATCAGGCGTTTAAAAGGTCAGTAGAAACTGAAAAGTATCCTCTGGGCATATTTTATATCAATCCCAAAAGGACATTTGAAGAAAATTTAACAGTTTACAGTAAGGATAAATCACCAATGTACAAAAGAGAGTTCCACATGCCTAGGTTAAGGGAACTTATGGACTCAAAAAAATGA
- a CDS encoding 2-oxoacid:acceptor oxidoreductase subunit alpha — MSFDSFKEDVSIVLCGEAGQGIQTVESILVHAIKKGGYHVFSTKEYMSRVRGGENSTEIRISSKRVISYVDRIDILLSLSKGAVPHLENRISSKTVIMGDDQHLKSLKEGYDLIKIPLLDMAKEMGGVIFSNVIAAGAIACILNIPRSIFESCIEEIFARKGEGIVKKDIAAGMKGYEIGKELVDSGRIKVDIETNPKVADELLLDGTEAVGLGCIAGGCRFMSSYPMTPSTPLQTFIAQNSKDFDIIFEQAEDEIAAINMAIAGFYAGARSMVATSGSGFALMEEGVGLSGIIETPVVIYIGQRPGPAVGLPTRTAQEDLNLAFYSGPGEFPRAIFAPGNLEDAFELSQKAFNLADRCQVPVFILSDQYFADVFYNQSPFDLEGLEVEDHTIKTGKDYKRYKITQNGISPRGIPGFGDGLVIVDSDEHDEEGHLTEDLDIREKMVDKRLRKLNEVQKDVIPPELVGNHDYSTLVIGWGSTYGPIKEALDNLKAEDMSFLYFKQLYPLHPSTEKYLKNAERTVIFENNAQSQFADLIKLKTGFNIESKVLKYNGMPFSVEEVEENLKELLEG, encoded by the coding sequence GCCATTAAAAAGGGAGGATACCATGTTTTCTCAACGAAGGAGTACATGTCCAGGGTTAGGGGAGGTGAAAATTCAACTGAAATAAGGATATCATCAAAAAGAGTGATTTCTTACGTTGATAGGATTGATATCCTACTCTCACTAAGTAAAGGAGCGGTTCCTCATCTTGAAAATCGTATATCCTCAAAAACGGTTATAATGGGGGATGATCAGCATCTAAAATCTCTGAAGGAAGGATATGATCTCATTAAAATTCCTCTTTTAGATATGGCAAAGGAAATGGGAGGAGTTATCTTCTCAAACGTGATAGCAGCCGGGGCGATAGCATGCATTTTGAACATACCTAGATCCATATTTGAAAGTTGTATTGAGGAGATATTTGCCCGGAAAGGTGAAGGTATTGTTAAAAAAGACATAGCAGCAGGTATGAAGGGCTATGAAATTGGTAAGGAACTGGTTGATTCTGGAAGGATCAAGGTAGATATAGAAACCAATCCTAAAGTCGCTGATGAACTTCTTTTAGATGGAACAGAAGCTGTAGGTTTGGGCTGTATTGCTGGGGGCTGTAGATTCATGTCTTCATATCCTATGACTCCTTCAACACCTCTTCAAACGTTTATAGCTCAAAATTCGAAAGATTTTGACATTATATTTGAACAGGCGGAAGATGAGATAGCTGCAATTAATATGGCCATAGCCGGATTTTATGCAGGAGCCAGATCAATGGTTGCAACATCTGGAAGTGGTTTTGCACTTATGGAAGAGGGTGTAGGTCTTTCAGGTATCATAGAAACCCCTGTTGTGATATACATAGGTCAAAGGCCGGGACCTGCCGTGGGACTTCCCACCAGGACTGCCCAGGAAGACCTGAACCTTGCATTTTACTCAGGGCCTGGAGAGTTTCCAAGAGCCATATTTGCACCAGGTAACCTGGAAGATGCATTTGAACTGTCTCAAAAGGCGTTTAATCTTGCAGATCGTTGTCAGGTGCCGGTTTTCATACTTTCGGATCAGTACTTTGCAGATGTTTTTTACAACCAGTCTCCATTTGACCTTGAGGGTCTTGAAGTTGAAGATCATACCATAAAGACGGGTAAAGATTACAAACGATACAAAATAACCCAAAATGGAATATCTCCCCGTGGAATCCCTGGATTTGGTGATGGTTTGGTGATCGTTGATTCTGATGAACACGATGAGGAGGGACATTTAACAGAGGACCTGGACATCAGGGAAAAAATGGTGGATAAACGCCTCAGAAAGTTAAATGAAGTTCAAAAGGATGTGATTCCACCTGAACTTGTCGGGAACCATGATTACAGTACGTTGGTTATAGGGTGGGGTTCAACCTATGGCCCAATAAAGGAAGCTCTGGATAATCTAAAAGCAGAGGACATGAGCTTTTTATATTTCAAGCAACTCTATCCCCTACATCCATCTACAGAAAAATATCTTAAAAATGCTGAAAGAACAGTAATATTTGAGAACAATGCTCAATCACAGTTTGCGGATTTAATAAAACTTAAAACTGGATTTAATATTGAAAGCAAGGTTTTAAAGTATAACGGAATGCCATTTTCCGTTGAGGAAGTGGAAGAAAATCTCAAAGAGCTTTTGGAGGGTTAA
- a CDS encoding DUF998 domain-containing protein yields MNLNLLKKYMAHVLGLVSILIFLIFTSIAVACFPGNFTPVTNWLSDLGNPNFNPSGAIFFNTGCILAGTIFIPFFTGLYRWHTDKKWDNIILVSAQIVGFISAFAMIMVGIFPETDPKMHWIWSSILFITILIFLILINISLFDHPKFMRPIFYFGLLAVLVDLFFIVMFRIYTGLPAPLFEWLAAFFAIFWIAALTYNMLKLKV; encoded by the coding sequence ATGAACTTAAACCTCTTAAAAAAGTACATGGCACATGTATTGGGACTAGTTTCCATTTTAATATTTTTAATTTTTACATCGATAGCTGTAGCATGTTTTCCCGGGAATTTTACACCGGTTACCAACTGGCTCAGCGACCTTGGAAATCCAAATTTTAACCCTTCTGGGGCAATTTTCTTTAACACAGGCTGTATCTTGGCAGGTACAATATTCATTCCATTTTTTACAGGGCTTTACAGGTGGCACACCGATAAAAAATGGGATAACATTATTTTAGTTTCTGCACAGATTGTAGGGTTTATTTCAGCATTTGCAATGATCATGGTCGGAATTTTTCCTGAAACCGACCCTAAGATGCATTGGATCTGGTCATCAATCCTTTTTATTACTATTTTAATATTTTTGATACTTATCAACATTTCTTTGTTTGATCATCCAAAGTTCATGAGGCCAATATTCTATTTCGGTCTGCTGGCAGTTTTGGTGGATCTCTTTTTCATAGTTATGTTCAGAATTTATACAGGTCTTCCTGCTCCTCTATTTGAATGGTTGGCAGCATTTTTTGCCATTTTTTGGATCGCAGCGTTGACATACAACATGCTAAAATTAAAGGTTTGA
- a CDS encoding TIM barrel protein, protein MAVVRFGPAGKPIDYKGKTNDVCTYINAERLDAYEYQATYGVKISKQSAIELKKNSKDNDVLVSMHAPYYINLSSNKADVIERSVKRLVQAAKASEWMGAYRTVFHPGFYTTYTPEEAMKCCKKAITEIQDELEAQSVNEYTFAPETTGKKSQLGNLDEIIEICGSFEHFAPTVDFAHVHARSGGSIKDKNAYNKIFQKLEDELGLKSLHSHFTRIEYTDAGERKHHTLAEDSYGPPLEPLLEEIVDCGWDVTVICETPFLDHDAIKMKVLYEDILKIK, encoded by the coding sequence ATGGCTGTTGTGAGATTTGGCCCTGCAGGTAAACCCATTGATTACAAGGGCAAAACTAATGATGTATGCACTTATATAAATGCAGAAAGACTCGATGCCTATGAATATCAGGCAACTTATGGCGTTAAAATATCAAAACAATCTGCAATAGAACTCAAAAAAAACTCGAAGGACAATGATGTCCTGGTTTCAATGCATGCGCCCTATTACATTAACCTGTCATCTAACAAGGCTGATGTAATTGAAAGATCGGTTAAACGGCTTGTTCAGGCCGCTAAAGCATCAGAATGGATGGGAGCATACCGCACAGTATTTCACCCGGGTTTTTACACCACTTACACTCCAGAAGAAGCAATGAAGTGCTGTAAAAAAGCAATTACTGAGATCCAGGATGAACTTGAGGCTCAGAGTGTTAATGAGTATACCTTCGCACCGGAAACAACTGGTAAAAAATCCCAGCTGGGTAACCTTGATGAGATAATAGAAATATGCGGTTCATTTGAACATTTTGCACCGACCGTGGACTTTGCCCATGTTCATGCCAGATCTGGAGGTTCTATCAAAGATAAAAATGCTTATAACAAAATATTCCAGAAGTTAGAGGATGAACTGGGACTAAAGTCATTACATTCCCATTTTACAAGGATAGAGTACACAGATGCCGGTGAAAGAAAACATCATACACTTGCTGAGGATAGTTACGGACCGCCTCTTGAACCTCTGCTTGAAGAAATTGTTGATTGCGGTTGGGATGTGACTGTAATCTGTGAAACCCCCTTTTTAGACCATGATGCCATTAAGATGAAGGTTTTGTACGAAGATATCCTGAAAATTAAATGA